One window of Halorubrum sp. CBA1229 genomic DNA carries:
- a CDS encoding disulfide bond formation protein B — translation MSEGRFWLAGGTVVAAVATLGSLWFSLGLDLIPCTLCWYQRILMYPLVVVLGVAALESHNTVWRTVVPLSLVGALIAGYHSVLQATTASCTLAGPCAVVQWQAPMLGLTIPNLSLIAFVLVTITVFAGSNLAEPVRNY, via the coding sequence ATGTCCGAGGGACGATTCTGGCTTGCAGGTGGGACAGTCGTCGCGGCGGTTGCGACCTTGGGAAGCCTCTGGTTCAGTCTCGGCCTCGATCTCATTCCGTGTACCCTCTGCTGGTACCAACGTATCCTCATGTATCCGCTCGTCGTCGTTCTCGGTGTTGCCGCCCTCGAGAGTCACAACACGGTCTGGCGAACAGTTGTGCCACTATCCTTGGTGGGTGCTTTAATCGCGGGATATCACTCCGTGCTCCAAGCAACGACGGCTTCATGTACCCTTGCTGGCCCCTGTGCAGTCGTCCAGTGGCAGGCTCCGATGCTCGGACTCACGATTCCGAATCTCTCACTGATCGCGTTCGTGCTCGTGACGATTACAGTCTTCGCCGGATCGAATCTCGCCGAACCTGTGCGTAATTATTGA
- a CDS encoding thioredoxin domain-containing protein — protein MTAHTCPICTDQFETAGAARDHTWNAHSACHYCGEQLGDETDEQLYRHWLAAHPDDLSRVDYKRADTAVDSLTFSERLSEGGVGAAVGGLTRRQLLLAGGGAATAGVVIGATALSNNTSTEPNSGANAGGDAGAVATAPIPDSPSEFRYATMGSADADVTVTYFGSWKCPYCAQFSTGMLSQLVTDYVEPGTIALEFRNLAYFGGDPFLGPDAPAAGQAGLAVWNTDPASYWAFHEYVFRNQPPESDQWATTERLVEFAQAAGVSETASIRTAIQENQYDDALRATDSAASDAGVDATPTLLIDGTTVNPLGNEERTRQLIEDATESN, from the coding sequence ATGACTGCTCATACCTGCCCGATCTGTACTGATCAATTCGAAACAGCTGGAGCAGCGCGTGACCACACATGGAACGCTCACAGCGCCTGCCATTATTGTGGTGAACAACTCGGTGACGAAACTGACGAGCAGCTCTACAGACACTGGCTCGCCGCGCATCCCGATGACCTCTCACGTGTGGACTACAAACGGGCGGATACAGCCGTTGATTCACTCACGTTCTCAGAGCGGCTCTCCGAGGGAGGTGTCGGAGCTGCTGTCGGAGGATTGACCCGCCGACAACTTCTCCTCGCCGGTGGTGGTGCCGCCACTGCCGGTGTCGTGATCGGCGCCACCGCTCTCTCTAACAATACGAGTACTGAACCAAATAGCGGCGCGAATGCTGGAGGTGATGCGGGTGCCGTCGCCACTGCCCCAATTCCTGACTCGCCTAGCGAATTCCGGTATGCGACGATGGGATCCGCTGATGCCGATGTCACGGTGACATACTTCGGGAGCTGGAAGTGTCCGTACTGCGCCCAGTTCAGTACGGGGATGCTCTCACAACTCGTGACGGACTACGTGGAACCAGGAACGATCGCGCTCGAGTTCCGCAATCTCGCATATTTCGGTGGCGACCCATTTTTGGGCCCCGATGCACCGGCAGCCGGGCAGGCCGGATTAGCCGTCTGGAACACCGACCCAGCTTCGTACTGGGCGTTTCACGAATACGTGTTCCGGAATCAGCCACCCGAGAGCGACCAGTGGGCGACCACCGAGAGATTGGTCGAGTTTGCTCAGGCCGCAGGCGTCTCCGAGACAGCGTCGATCCGCACGGCGATCCAAGAAAATCAGTACGACGACGCGCTTCGGGCGACTGACAGTGCTGCAAGCGATGCCGGTGTCGACGCCACACCCACGCTCCTCATCGATGGCACGACGGTCAATCCACTCGGGAACGAAGAGCGAACAAGACAGTTGATCGAAGATGCAACTGAATCAAACTGA
- a CDS encoding COX15/CtaA family protein, producing MSQVRLRWHDVRTTISRIPVEYRHVAGFTLLVTYIVMLLGAYTSAIGAGLSCPDWPTCYGTWVPFLQPEIIANSPYSALQIFAEWAHRGLAMTAGVLIVGTTLGAWVKHRNTPTIKWSATAALALLPLQVILGGLTVTENLQPIIVTTHLGVAILILLCLLTTCLVAYLRH from the coding sequence ATGTCTCAAGTCCGACTCCGCTGGCACGACGTCCGAACCACGATTTCAAGGATTCCGGTCGAGTACAGGCATGTCGCCGGTTTCACGCTACTAGTGACGTATATCGTGATGCTTCTCGGAGCCTACACTAGTGCAATCGGTGCTGGACTTTCCTGTCCCGATTGGCCAACCTGCTACGGGACGTGGGTTCCCTTCCTTCAACCCGAGATCATTGCTAACTCGCCATACTCTGCACTACAAATCTTCGCAGAGTGGGCTCACCGTGGACTGGCGATGACGGCCGGAGTTCTGATCGTCGGCACGACCCTTGGAGCGTGGGTGAAACACCGGAATACCCCGACTATCAAATGGTCGGCCACGGCCGCTCTCGCCCTCCTTCCGTTACAGGTTATCCTCGGAGGATTGACTGTCACGGAAAATCTCCAACCGATTATTGTGACGACCCACCTGGGCGTGGCAATCCTCATTCTCCTCTGTCTCCTGACGACCTGCCTCGTCGCATATCTCCGCCACTAA
- a CDS encoding TFIIB-type zinc ribbon-containing protein, which yields MMSKEHTREQPAEESACDETSVNDNICPECQGQITRNADSSEAACESCGLVFQSDPIDHGPEWRTFMSDDRDEKGRVGAPMTQLIHDKGLSTKIGWQDQDSYGHAVPERNRFQLHRLRMWDERFRAKNADERNLKQALGEISRMASALGISKPIQETASMLYRRAVEEDLLPGRSIEGMSTASLYAATRKHGTPRPLDEFAVVSRVEKIRIQRAYRYLSRELNLEIEPENPAQYIPQFASALDISDEAERRSRELLEVATEKGIHSGKNPAGMAAAALYAATHLTNEKQTQETVSEIAHVSQVTIQNRYKELLEVYSEHD from the coding sequence ATCATGTCCAAAGAACACACTCGAGAACAGCCGGCAGAAGAAAGTGCCTGTGACGAGACGTCTGTCAACGACAATATCTGTCCCGAATGTCAGGGTCAGATTACCCGGAACGCCGATAGTAGTGAAGCGGCCTGCGAAAGCTGTGGCCTGGTTTTTCAAAGCGATCCAATCGATCACGGCCCAGAATGGCGCACATTCATGTCAGACGATCGGGATGAAAAGGGTCGAGTCGGTGCCCCAATGACGCAACTAATACATGACAAAGGATTAAGTACAAAGATTGGCTGGCAGGATCAAGATTCGTACGGACACGCAGTTCCCGAGCGCAACCGGTTTCAACTACACCGCCTTCGGATGTGGGATGAGCGGTTTCGAGCAAAAAATGCGGATGAGCGGAATCTTAAGCAAGCACTCGGTGAAATTAGCCGAATGGCATCTGCTCTGGGAATTTCAAAACCGATACAGGAAACTGCCAGTATGCTCTATAGGCGTGCTGTAGAAGAGGATCTGCTACCTGGCCGATCAATTGAGGGGATGTCAACTGCATCATTATATGCAGCTACTCGGAAGCATGGAACTCCACGACCACTTGATGAATTTGCTGTGGTGAGCCGTGTTGAAAAGATTCGGATACAGCGAGCGTATCGATACCTGTCACGTGAACTCAATTTGGAGATTGAGCCCGAAAATCCGGCCCAATATATACCTCAATTTGCGTCAGCACTTGACATAAGCGACGAGGCAGAACGCCGCTCTCGTGAACTCCTTGAAGTGGCAACAGAGAAGGGAATTCATAGTGGAAAGAATCCGGCAGGAATGGCTGCTGCTGCTCTGTATGCAGCAACCCACCTAACCAACGAGAAACAGACTCAGGAAACCGTGAGTGAGATCGCCCATGTTAGTCAAGTAACTATTCAAAATCGGTATAAGGAACTTCTAGAGGTGTACTCGGAGCATGACTAA
- a CDS encoding helix-turn-helix domain-containing protein, producing MEDNSVPAEDKPALQDVLDALDDPDCRSILREIHEPMTAKELSEICDIPKSTLYRKLDLLSSACLVKEQDTIGTEGGRVTYYERSFNDVMISIDDMGDFSVNIQHRSRSTDKHLVDIWSMMGDEI from the coding sequence ATGGAAGACAACTCAGTACCGGCCGAAGATAAGCCGGCACTACAGGATGTGCTCGATGCACTTGATGATCCTGATTGTCGATCCATCCTTCGAGAAATTCATGAACCCATGACAGCAAAAGAATTGAGCGAAATTTGTGACATCCCGAAATCAACGCTGTATCGTAAGTTAGATCTTCTCAGTTCTGCTTGTCTTGTCAAAGAACAAGATACGATCGGAACCGAGGGAGGACGAGTAACCTACTATGAGCGATCATTTAATGATGTGATGATTTCTATTGATGATATGGGTGATTTTTCAGTGAATATCCAACACAGATCACGATCTACCGATAAACATCTTGTAGACATCTGGTCGATGATGGGAGATGAAATATGA
- a CDS encoding cbb3-type cytochrome c oxidase subunit I: MSDLPPTSSVKRWLITTNHKDIGILYTITALFFLLFGGVLALLIRIQLWEPTSQILSGLAYNEAVTAHGLIMVFWFLSPFAFGFANYFVPLQIGADDLAFPRLNALSYWMYLFSGVLLSISFFQGGTLSAGWTIYAPLNIPAYTPSIGSTGAILALAMFTIGVTASSVNFLVSIHHSRAEGMGIMDMPMFTWTILATVWMMLFAFAALLAAGLILASDRVLGSVYFSATEGGSLLWGHLFWFFGHPEVYIVFFPALGAMLELFQTFSGRRLVGRKWVIIAICLVSVQSFLVWMHHMFLTTINLEIKTLMMATTIGISLPFDLIVFSLIYTLIKGRIQVTTPFLFAFGALLLFILGGITGVFLGAIVLDYEFRGTYWVVAHFHYVMFGGATALIGAAYYWFPKITGKMYNELLGKIHFVLFFIGFNAVYFSMFLGWETPRRVFEYNPELQIYHQFGTIGAFVLGFSFFIMFYNFAKSYVSGPDAGANPWDYSRTAEWAVSSPPPLENWPNRPSYASGKLEFVKDYVPDGGPAVKTDTDGNRATDGGDTHPKHIKKYPYWDKHPSHASIWPLALSLAVGVLFLGLTGFRDNVVFELGESLASTGVTISNPIYPILIVIGLVGVIWTGVKWGLEDFYAPPTEFAERWPFESVEKVKLGVWFFIASDVIVFGAFLSAAIFVRYNAGWMTWEPLTDALPGLINTFVLLTSSFTVILALVAARRESRKGLLASLGTTIVLGFAFLGIKLWEWNKEIFERGVTISANAHGDPIQASIYYVTTGLHGVHVVIGLLIAIFLFVRAYQGHYLDDERPIEYFGLYWHFVDIVWVFIFPLFYLF, from the coding sequence ATGAGTGATCTTCCACCCACGAGCTCGGTGAAACGCTGGCTCATCACGACGAATCACAAGGATATCGGAATCTTATACACGATCACCGCGCTGTTCTTCCTGCTGTTCGGCGGCGTGCTCGCGCTGTTGATCCGCATCCAGCTGTGGGAGCCGACGAGTCAAATCTTGTCTGGGCTCGCGTATAACGAAGCGGTCACAGCCCACGGGCTGATAATGGTGTTCTGGTTCCTTTCCCCGTTTGCCTTCGGGTTCGCGAACTACTTCGTCCCGCTCCAGATAGGCGCCGATGACCTTGCGTTCCCGCGACTGAACGCACTCTCGTATTGGATGTATCTGTTCTCTGGCGTGCTGTTATCAATCAGCTTCTTTCAGGGCGGCACACTGAGCGCTGGATGGACTATATACGCACCGCTCAACATACCCGCGTACACGCCGAGCATCGGTTCGACGGGAGCGATACTCGCGCTTGCAATGTTCACTATTGGGGTCACCGCCTCTTCAGTGAATTTCCTTGTGTCAATTCATCACTCCAGAGCCGAAGGGATGGGTATCATGGATATGCCGATGTTCACTTGGACCATCCTTGCGACGGTGTGGATGATGCTGTTCGCGTTCGCTGCGCTGCTTGCCGCGGGACTTATTTTGGCGTCCGACCGTGTACTAGGGAGCGTCTACTTCTCGGCCACTGAGGGTGGGTCCCTCTTGTGGGGGCATCTGTTCTGGTTCTTCGGACATCCAGAAGTGTACATCGTCTTTTTCCCTGCACTTGGTGCGATGTTGGAGTTGTTCCAGACGTTTTCCGGACGCCGGCTTGTCGGCCGAAAATGGGTTATCATTGCTATCTGTCTTGTTTCGGTCCAGTCGTTCCTCGTGTGGATGCACCACATGTTCCTCACCACGATCAATTTGGAAATCAAGACCCTGATGATGGCAACAACGATCGGAATCTCGTTACCCTTTGACCTGATCGTGTTCTCGCTGATCTATACACTGATTAAGGGGCGTATTCAGGTTACGACGCCGTTCCTCTTTGCGTTCGGGGCGCTACTGTTGTTCATTCTCGGTGGCATTACCGGGGTGTTCCTCGGTGCTATCGTCCTCGACTACGAGTTCCGTGGCACCTACTGGGTGGTCGCACACTTCCACTACGTTATGTTTGGCGGTGCCACGGCACTAATTGGTGCCGCGTACTACTGGTTCCCAAAAATAACTGGGAAGATGTATAATGAACTTCTTGGGAAGATCCATTTCGTGTTGTTTTTCATCGGATTTAATGCCGTCTACTTCTCAATGTTCCTCGGATGGGAAACCCCTCGCCGCGTCTTCGAGTACAACCCTGAGCTCCAGATTTACCATCAGTTCGGCACAATCGGTGCATTCGTCCTCGGGTTCTCCTTTTTCATCATGTTTTATAATTTTGCGAAGTCGTACGTTTCCGGTCCTGATGCTGGGGCGAACCCATGGGATTACTCACGGACGGCAGAGTGGGCGGTCTCCTCGCCGCCGCCGCTAGAGAATTGGCCGAACCGGCCGTCGTATGCTTCTGGAAAGCTGGAGTTCGTAAAAGACTATGTTCCGGACGGTGGTCCTGCGGTAAAGACCGACACGGATGGGAACAGGGCTACTGACGGTGGTGACACACATCCAAAGCATATCAAAAAGTACCCATACTGGGATAAGCATCCGAGCCACGCAAGTATCTGGCCGCTTGCTCTTTCGCTAGCTGTTGGTGTGTTATTCCTAGGCCTCACCGGGTTCCGCGATAATGTTGTCTTCGAGCTGGGTGAATCGCTCGCATCGACGGGCGTAACAATCTCAAACCCGATATACCCGATACTCATAGTTATCGGATTAGTCGGAGTTATATGGACCGGCGTGAAGTGGGGGCTCGAAGACTTTTACGCTCCACCGACCGAGTTTGCAGAGCGATGGCCGTTTGAAAGCGTTGAAAAAGTAAAACTGGGAGTGTGGTTTTTCATCGCGTCGGACGTGATCGTCTTTGGCGCGTTCCTCTCAGCAGCTATCTTCGTCCGGTACAACGCTGGATGGATGACTTGGGAGCCGCTGACGGATGCACTTCCAGGACTGATCAACACGTTCGTCCTGCTCACCTCATCGTTCACCGTGATTTTGGCGCTGGTGGCCGCTCGCCGGGAAAGCCGGAAAGGATTGCTCGCATCCCTCGGTACAACCATTGTACTTGGATTTGCGTTTTTGGGCATCAAACTATGGGAGTGGAACAAAGAGATCTTTGAACGTGGTGTGACGATTTCGGCCAACGCCCACGGTGACCCGATTCAGGCGTCGATCTACTACGTCACAACGGGGCTCCATGGAGTCCACGTCGTCATTGGCCTCCTGATCGCTATCTTCCTGTTCGTCAGGGCGTATCAGGGTCACTACCTCGACGACGAGCGGCCGATCGAATACTTCGGCCTCTACTGGCACTTCGTGGACATCGTCTGGGTGTTCATTTTTCCGCTGTTCTACCTCTTCTGA
- the coxB gene encoding cytochrome c oxidase subunit II, with protein sequence MINPTVLQQGSDWRAQAEVFDEIFLVFLTLGTLVGTIVVTYTLWNVYKYRDDGSEPKADFDAPTVGELPTGQGGPKAKKLFLSFGLSAIVVISLVVYAYGLLLYVEEGPDTSDEGDIEILVEGYQFGWEYEYPNGHTTTGEMIVPADQRVDLNVTSRDVWHNFGSSELRIKSDAIPGEYSNVWFSVSSEQVEKQGGEATYRVECFELCGAGHSAMTGQITVLPQEEWEEWYAGTQSKNASSGTNASSIDAAPTGGVPV encoded by the coding sequence ATGATAAACCCAACCGTCCTACAACAGGGAAGTGACTGGCGGGCACAGGCTGAGGTCTTTGACGAGATCTTTCTCGTCTTCCTCACACTCGGGACGCTCGTCGGTACGATTGTCGTCACGTACACACTGTGGAATGTGTATAAGTACCGTGACGATGGGAGTGAACCAAAAGCGGACTTCGACGCGCCCACAGTCGGAGAGCTTCCGACAGGACAGGGCGGTCCCAAAGCCAAGAAGCTCTTCCTGTCGTTCGGGTTGAGCGCGATCGTCGTCATCAGCCTCGTGGTGTACGCGTATGGGCTTCTCCTCTACGTCGAAGAGGGGCCCGACACGAGCGACGAGGGTGACATTGAGATTCTCGTTGAGGGGTACCAGTTCGGCTGGGAGTACGAGTACCCGAATGGTCACACCACGACCGGCGAGATGATCGTGCCGGCCGATCAGCGTGTTGATCTCAATGTGACCTCACGCGATGTGTGGCACAACTTCGGATCGTCGGAGTTGCGGATAAAATCTGATGCCATCCCCGGAGAGTACAGCAATGTCTGGTTTTCTGTAAGTTCTGAACAAGTGGAAAAACAGGGAGGCGAAGCAACGTACAGGGTTGAGTGCTTTGAGCTATGTGGTGCCGGTCACTCCGCGATGACTGGTCAAATCACGGTGCTCCCGCAAGAGGAGTGGGAAGAGTGGTACGCTGGAACTCAAAGTAAAAACGCATCTAGCGGCACGAACGCATCCAGCATCGACGCCGCGCCCACCGGAGGTGTCCCTGTATGA
- a CDS encoding helix-turn-helix transcriptional regulator produces the protein MTRGRSEQEEEPHGLAVKAELDDYYEQEINHGRLYPNLDDLVNKGLLEKGELDKRTNVYTVTQRGLREIEARREWESQYLEDVNAPATS, from the coding sequence GTGACGAGGGGAAGGAGTGAACAGGAAGAGGAACCACACGGGCTCGCAGTAAAGGCCGAACTCGACGACTACTACGAACAAGAGATCAACCACGGGCGGCTCTATCCAAACCTCGACGACCTCGTCAACAAAGGACTGCTCGAGAAAGGTGAACTCGACAAGCGGACGAACGTGTACACGGTCACGCAACGCGGATTGCGGGAGATCGAGGCGCGACGTGAGTGGGAAAGTCAGTATTTAGAAGACGTGAACGCACCCGCTACGTCGTAG